In Chryseobacterium turcicum, a single window of DNA contains:
- a CDS encoding acyl-CoA thioesterase, which produces MAKIKKASESLTVMTNIVLPNDTNQLRNLFGGELLARMDRCASISATRHCERRVVTASVNHVSFDHPIPEGGIVVMESKVSRAFGTSMEIYVDVWLDDPINHKKIQTNKGIYTFVAVDEFNRPIPIPQMEPETELEIERFDAALRRKELSLILSGRMKPTDSVELKKLFAGEIEQ; this is translated from the coding sequence ATGGCAAAAATAAAAAAAGCGTCAGAATCTCTGACGGTAATGACCAATATTGTACTTCCCAATGATACCAACCAGTTGAGAAACCTTTTTGGTGGAGAATTATTGGCAAGAATGGATCGTTGTGCTTCTATTTCTGCAACCAGACATTGCGAAAGAAGAGTGGTAACCGCATCTGTAAACCACGTTTCATTCGACCATCCAATTCCAGAAGGTGGAATTGTTGTGATGGAATCTAAAGTTTCCCGCGCATTCGGAACTTCTATGGAAATTTATGTGGATGTTTGGTTAGACGACCCCATCAATCATAAAAAGATTCAGACCAATAAAGGGATTTATACTTTTGTGGCGGTTGATGAATTCAATAGACCGATTCCAATTCCACAAATGGAGCCGGAAACCGAGCTTGAAATAGAAAGATTTGATGCAGCGTTAAGAAGAAAAGAATTATCGCTAATTCTTTCGGGAAGAATGAAACCAACAGATTCTGTAGAATTGAAGAAGTTATTTGCAGGAGAAATTGAACAATAA
- a CDS encoding 2-hydroxyacid dehydrogenase, translating into MRILLLDKNHPLITEQLLAKNFILEEDFTSSYDEVCGKIQNYDGVIIRSRIPLDQNFLEKASNLKFIARVGAGMENIDIPVAEKLRIQLINSPEGNRDSVAEHVVGMLLILMNRLFIASNEVKNGIWLREENRGDELLGKTVGLIGYGNMGKATAKRLSGFGCKVVFHDILPNLSDEFATQVSLDELKEKAEVLSLHIPMTEATHYLVDAGFINEMKNDFYFVNTARGKNVETKCLVEALKSGKVKGACLDVLEYEKASFENLELENEDLQYLLASGKVIVTPHIAGWTHQSKEKLAQVIVDKIIASFC; encoded by the coding sequence ATGAGAATCTTATTATTAGATAAAAATCACCCTCTTATTACCGAACAGCTTTTAGCGAAGAATTTTATTTTGGAAGAAGATTTTACGTCTTCGTATGATGAGGTGTGTGGTAAAATTCAAAATTATGACGGAGTAATTATCCGAAGCAGAATTCCTTTAGACCAAAACTTTTTAGAAAAAGCAAGCAATCTGAAATTTATTGCAAGAGTAGGAGCGGGAATGGAAAATATTGATATTCCCGTGGCTGAAAAATTGAGAATTCAGTTAATTAATTCTCCGGAAGGAAACCGAGATTCTGTTGCTGAGCACGTGGTGGGAATGCTTTTAATTTTAATGAACCGTCTTTTCATCGCCTCAAATGAAGTGAAAAATGGAATTTGGCTGCGTGAAGAAAACCGTGGTGATGAATTATTAGGAAAAACGGTTGGCCTTATCGGTTACGGAAATATGGGAAAAGCTACGGCAAAAAGACTCTCGGGTTTTGGGTGTAAAGTGGTTTTTCATGATATTCTTCCTAATCTTTCTGACGAATTTGCAACGCAGGTTTCTTTGGACGAATTAAAGGAAAAAGCGGAAGTTTTAAGCTTGCATATTCCAATGACAGAGGCAACTCATTATTTAGTGGACGCTGGTTTTATTAATGAAATGAAAAACGATTTCTATTTCGTTAATACGGCAAGAGGAAAAAATGTAGAAACGAAGTGTTTAGTTGAAGCTTTGAAGTCTGGAAAAGTAAAAGGTGCTTGTCTTGATGTTTTAGAATACGAAAAAGCTTCTTTTGAAAATTTAGAATTAGAAAATGAAGATTTGCAATATCTTTTAGCCTCTGGAAAAGTAATTGTAACCCCTCATATCGCAGGCTGGACTCACCAAAGCAAAGAGAAATTAGCTCAAGTAATTGTAGATAAGATTATAGCATCATTTTGCTAG
- a CDS encoding WG repeat-containing protein, with translation MILRKLKLSFLILYSIFAFSQSKPLKRNNVSKSKTAIKSNTVNDASTKLPVINEEVPLLIPQKKNGKSGFVNQKGNFVIQPEYDLVMFFGEDCNLLNSSNEKVRKFGSSDFATVEKNKIAFRINKSGKKVYQYKDADLGKCKLELKKALFHAYILKGKYGIIEDSKFKNPSDQSQFTIYPKYQYLYILEGDDVSNPMIVATYNDKFGVIDVNNKIIIPFEYADIKRNYSWKLGKMFEVTKDDKNYYYIDSYNRSY, from the coding sequence ATGATTTTAAGGAAATTGAAGTTGAGTTTTTTAATACTATATTCTATTTTTGCTTTTTCGCAATCTAAGCCTTTGAAAAGAAATAATGTAAGTAAATCTAAAACAGCGATTAAGTCTAATACTGTTAATGATGCTTCAACGAAACTTCCGGTAATTAATGAAGAAGTTCCATTGTTGATTCCGCAAAAAAAGAATGGTAAATCGGGTTTTGTTAATCAAAAAGGAAATTTTGTAATTCAGCCAGAGTATGATTTGGTGATGTTTTTTGGTGAAGATTGTAACCTTTTAAACTCATCGAATGAGAAAGTGAGAAAATTTGGAAGCAGTGATTTTGCGACGGTAGAAAAAAATAAGATTGCTTTCAGAATCAATAAATCAGGCAAAAAAGTTTATCAATATAAAGATGCTGACTTAGGAAAATGTAAGCTAGAATTAAAAAAAGCATTATTTCATGCTTATATTTTAAAAGGAAAATATGGCATTATTGAAGATTCAAAGTTCAAAAACCCTTCAGACCAGAGTCAATTTACCATTTATCCAAAATATCAATATCTCTACATTTTGGAAGGTGACGATGTTTCTAATCCTATGATTGTAGCGACTTATAATGATAAATTTGGGGTGATTGATGTTAATAACAAAATCATTATTCCGTTTGAATATGCCGATATCAAAAGAAACTACAGCTGGAAATTGGGGAAAATGTTTGAAGTCACAAAAGATGATAAAAACTATTATTACATCGATTCCTACAATCGTTCTTACTGA
- a CDS encoding TonB-dependent receptor, with protein sequence MKGLFFLGLTASSLSFAQTLNNDSLKVREIEAVNFTKRLPVAKEIINVQKDLDGRNLGQDLPILLKNQTSIISTSDAGNGVGYTGFRIRGVAGRGINVMMNGVPFNDSESQGTFFVNVPDLTSSASQIVIQRGVGTSNNGVSAFGASINVISKEPEEKFYFKTDDSYGSFNTYKYSAEIGSGKFWKDRLSVMGRYSYIHSDGYIDRAFSDLNSYNFTALFEEGKTKLRLMAFGGKEKTYQAWNGIDRPTWETNPKLNYSGQYTDLFTGEEKFYDNETDNYRQNHYQFLWEQNINERWNLETTLHYTKGRGFYENYVRVNEEDEDATHYSNYNLPVFELNGAPVNQTDFIRKKWLNNDFYGLVSTLYGKFENVDLNFGVVGNQYYGRHYGNVTGVYFPNINEFEYYRNRSVKTEVAGFAKALIKVNDFEFFGDLQLRNIDYDTKILMEGDGEGANLNKNWLFFNPKAGVNYKLGKGKVFFSYAHAQREPNRDDLISNNDVKSEKLHDFEAGFEKQFGKVAFTANLYYMYYLNQLVLNGQISNIGEFIRTNSGKSYRRGVEIGALAKLSKQWEISGNVSVSQNRNLDFRIKNKTQITELGNTEISFSPNLIANLSLKYNPTKNFHFALMNQFVGKQYLDNTETQSLQLDDYLLTDFNAQYDFKIAKHEVALKLLVNNIFNQKYVNNGYVYNGPVYFSQAGTNFMFGISWKIQ encoded by the coding sequence ATGAAAGGATTGTTTTTTTTAGGACTTACCGCAAGTTCCTTGAGTTTTGCACAAACTCTAAATAATGACTCTCTGAAAGTCAGAGAAATTGAGGCTGTTAACTTTACCAAAAGACTTCCTGTTGCCAAAGAAATCATCAATGTTCAGAAAGACCTTGATGGTAGAAACCTCGGACAAGATTTACCTATTCTTTTAAAAAATCAAACTTCAATCATCTCTACTTCCGATGCTGGAAACGGGGTAGGTTATACCGGATTTAGAATTCGTGGAGTTGCAGGAAGAGGAATTAACGTGATGATGAATGGTGTTCCGTTCAACGATTCTGAAAGTCAGGGAACTTTCTTTGTGAATGTTCCTGATTTGACTAGTTCGGCATCACAAATTGTGATTCAAAGAGGTGTGGGAACTTCCAATAATGGAGTTTCTGCCTTTGGAGCAAGTATTAATGTGATTTCAAAAGAACCTGAAGAAAAGTTTTATTTTAAAACAGATGATAGTTACGGTTCTTTTAATACGTACAAATATTCAGCTGAAATTGGCTCAGGAAAGTTCTGGAAAGACCGTCTTTCTGTGATGGGAAGATATTCTTATATTCATTCTGATGGATATATCGACAGAGCTTTTTCAGATTTAAATTCATATAATTTTACAGCATTATTTGAAGAAGGAAAAACAAAACTTCGTTTGATGGCTTTTGGCGGCAAAGAAAAAACGTATCAAGCCTGGAACGGAATCGACAGACCAACTTGGGAAACAAATCCTAAGCTAAATTATTCTGGCCAGTACACAGACCTTTTCACAGGTGAGGAAAAATTCTATGATAACGAAACCGATAATTACAGACAAAATCATTATCAGTTTTTGTGGGAACAAAATATTAATGAACGTTGGAATCTTGAAACAACTTTGCATTATACAAAAGGAAGAGGGTTTTACGAAAATTATGTAAGGGTAAACGAAGAAGATGAGGATGCAACGCATTATTCTAACTATAATCTTCCTGTGTTTGAGCTAAATGGTGCTCCTGTAAATCAAACTGATTTTATTAGAAAAAAATGGTTGAATAATGATTTCTACGGCTTGGTTTCTACTTTGTATGGGAAATTTGAAAATGTAGATTTAAATTTTGGTGTAGTTGGAAATCAATATTACGGAAGGCATTACGGAAATGTTACCGGAGTATATTTTCCCAATATCAATGAGTTTGAATATTACAGAAATCGTTCGGTAAAAACTGAAGTAGCAGGTTTTGCCAAAGCTTTAATTAAAGTAAATGATTTTGAATTCTTTGGAGACCTTCAATTAAGAAATATCGATTATGATACAAAAATCTTAATGGAAGGTGATGGTGAAGGTGCAAATCTCAATAAAAACTGGTTGTTTTTTAATCCAAAAGCGGGAGTTAATTATAAGTTGGGTAAAGGAAAAGTGTTTTTCTCTTATGCTCATGCGCAGCGTGAACCGAATCGTGATGATTTAATCTCTAATAATGATGTGAAATCAGAAAAACTTCACGATTTTGAAGCAGGATTCGAAAAACAATTTGGTAAAGTAGCTTTTACAGCCAATCTTTATTATATGTATTATCTGAATCAGTTGGTTTTGAATGGTCAAATCAGTAACATCGGTGAGTTTATCAGAACCAATTCAGGGAAAAGTTACAGAAGAGGAGTTGAGATTGGAGCTTTGGCAAAACTTTCAAAACAATGGGAAATCTCAGGAAATGTAAGTGTAAGTCAAAATCGAAACCTGGATTTCAGAATTAAAAATAAAACACAAATTACAGAACTTGGAAATACAGAGATTTCTTTTTCGCCAAATTTAATTGCTAATTTGAGTCTGAAATACAATCCAACTAAAAATTTCCACTTTGCTTTGATGAATCAATTTGTTGGAAAACAATATCTGGATAATACAGAAACCCAAAGTTTACAGCTTGATGATTATTTACTTACAGATTTTAATGCGCAATATGATTTTAAAATTGCAAAACATGAAGTTGCTTTAAAGCTTTTGGTTAATAATATTTTTAATCAGAAATATGTAAACAACGGTTATGTCTACAATGGTCCGGTTTATTTTTCTCAGGCGGGAACCAATTTTATGTTCGGAATCAGCTGGAAAATTCAATAA
- a CDS encoding bifunctional aconitate hydratase 2/2-methylisocitrate dehydratase — MNIYQDYIQEIEERKAQGLHPKPIDGADLLSAIIEQIKDTANEYRADSLKFFIYNTLPGTTSAAGVKAQFLKEIILGESVLEEITPAYAFELLSHMKGGPSIEVLLDLALGNDESTAKPAAEVLKTQVYLYDADTARLKEAFESGNVIAKDILESYAKAEFFTKLPEVAEEIKVVTFIAGEGDISTDLLSPGNQAHSRSDRELHGKCMITPEAQDEIKMLQAQHPDASVMLIAEKGTMGVGSSRMSGVNNVALWTGKQASPYVPFVNIAPIVAGTNGISPIFLTTVDVTGGIGIDLQNWVKKMDENGNPVRNENGDIVLEEKYSIATGTVLTINTKEKKLYNGETELKDISKSFTPQKLEFIKAGGSYAIVFGKKIQTFAAKTLGITAPAVFAPSKEISIEGQGLTAVEKIFNRNAVGVTEGKLLHAGSDVRVEVNIVGSQDTTGLMTSQELESMAATVISPIVDGAYQSGCHTASVWDKKAQANIPKLMKFMNDFGVITARDPKGEYHAMTDVIHKVLNDITVDEWAIIIGGDSHTRMSKGVAFGADSGTVALALATGEASMPIPESVKVTFKGNMKEHMDFRDVVHATQLQMLKQFDGENVFQGRIIEVHIGTLPADQAFTFTDWTAEMKAKASICISEDDTLIESLEIAKSRIQIMINKGMDNHNHVLQGLINKANKRIEEIRTGDKPALTPDANAKYHAEVVVDLDIIVEPMIADPDVNNDDVSKRYTHDTIRDLTFYGGEKKVDLGFVGSCMVHKGDLKIVSQMLKNIEKQNGKVEFKAPLVVAAPTYNIIDELKAEGDWELLEKYSGFEFNDNAPKGEARTEYENMMYLERPGCNLCMGNQEKAEKGDTVLATSTRLFQGRVVEDSDRKKGESLLASTPVVVLSAIIGRIPNIDEYKAAVEGIDLTTFVPSIKELVTVGH; from the coding sequence ATGAATATTTATCAGGATTACATCCAAGAAATCGAAGAAAGAAAAGCACAGGGTCTCCACCCAAAACCAATTGACGGCGCAGATTTACTAAGCGCAATTATTGAGCAAATTAAAGATACAGCAAACGAATACAGAGCTGACTCTCTTAAATTTTTTATTTACAACACTTTACCGGGTACAACAAGTGCTGCAGGGGTAAAGGCTCAATTTTTAAAAGAAATTATTTTAGGTGAATCTGTATTAGAAGAAATAACGCCAGCTTACGCTTTCGAATTACTATCTCATATGAAAGGAGGACCTTCTATCGAAGTTCTTCTTGATTTAGCTTTAGGAAATGATGAGTCAACTGCAAAACCGGCTGCTGAAGTTCTTAAAACTCAGGTTTACTTGTATGATGCTGATACAGCGCGTTTGAAAGAAGCTTTCGAATCTGGTAATGTAATCGCTAAAGATATTTTGGAAAGCTATGCAAAAGCAGAGTTTTTCACTAAACTTCCTGAAGTTGCAGAAGAAATTAAAGTAGTGACTTTCATCGCTGGTGAAGGAGATATTTCAACAGATTTATTATCTCCAGGAAATCAGGCGCACTCTCGTTCAGACAGAGAACTTCACGGAAAATGTATGATTACACCTGAAGCTCAGGACGAAATCAAAATGCTTCAAGCTCAACATCCTGATGCAAGCGTAATGCTTATCGCAGAAAAAGGAACAATGGGTGTTGGTTCTTCTCGTATGTCGGGAGTAAACAACGTTGCACTTTGGACAGGTAAACAAGCAAGTCCTTATGTACCTTTCGTAAACATCGCTCCGATTGTAGCTGGAACAAATGGTATTTCTCCAATTTTCTTAACGACAGTTGATGTAACCGGAGGTATCGGAATTGACCTACAAAACTGGGTGAAAAAAATGGACGAAAACGGAAACCCTGTTCGTAACGAAAATGGTGATATTGTTTTAGAAGAAAAATACTCTATCGCTACAGGAACTGTTTTAACTATCAATACTAAAGAAAAGAAATTATATAACGGAGAAACTGAATTGAAAGATATTTCAAAATCATTTACTCCTCAAAAATTAGAATTTATCAAAGCGGGTGGTTCTTATGCTATCGTTTTTGGTAAAAAAATCCAAACTTTTGCTGCAAAAACGTTAGGAATTACAGCTCCTGCAGTTTTCGCTCCTTCTAAAGAAATTTCTATCGAAGGACAAGGATTGACTGCTGTTGAAAAAATCTTCAACAGAAACGCAGTTGGTGTTACTGAAGGTAAATTATTACACGCTGGTTCAGACGTTCGTGTTGAAGTAAACATTGTTGGTTCTCAGGACACAACAGGTTTGATGACTTCTCAGGAATTAGAATCTATGGCAGCAACCGTGATTTCTCCAATCGTAGATGGAGCTTATCAGTCAGGTTGTCATACCGCCTCAGTTTGGGATAAAAAAGCGCAGGCTAATATTCCTAAATTAATGAAATTTATGAACGATTTCGGAGTAATCACTGCACGTGACCCGAAAGGTGAATATCACGCAATGACAGATGTTATTCACAAAGTTCTAAACGATATTACGGTTGACGAATGGGCAATCATCATCGGAGGTGACTCTCACACAAGAATGTCTAAAGGGGTTGCTTTCGGAGCGGACTCTGGAACTGTAGCATTAGCTTTGGCAACAGGTGAAGCTTCAATGCCGATTCCTGAATCTGTAAAAGTGACTTTCAAAGGCAACATGAAGGAACACATGGATTTCCGTGATGTTGTACATGCTACTCAATTACAAATGTTGAAGCAATTTGACGGAGAAAACGTTTTCCAAGGTAGAATTATCGAGGTTCACATCGGAACTCTTCCGGCTGACCAAGCATTTACATTTACAGACTGGACTGCAGAAATGAAAGCGAAAGCTTCTATCTGTATTTCTGAAGACGATACGTTAATTGAATCATTGGAAATTGCAAAAAGCAGAATCCAGATTATGATTAATAAAGGAATGGATAATCATAACCACGTTCTTCAAGGTCTAATTAACAAAGCAAATAAGAGAATCGAGGAAATCAGAACGGGTGACAAACCTGCATTGACTCCGGATGCTAATGCAAAATATCATGCTGAAGTAGTTGTTGACTTAGACATTATTGTTGAACCAATGATTGCTGACCCAGATGTAAACAACGACGACGTTTCTAAAAGATATACGCACGATACCATCAGAGACCTTACTTTCTACGGAGGTGAGAAAAAAGTTGACCTTGGTTTCGTAGGTTCTTGTATGGTTCACAAAGGTGACTTGAAAATCGTTTCTCAGATGCTTAAAAACATCGAAAAACAAAATGGTAAAGTAGAATTTAAAGCACCGCTTGTAGTGGCTGCTCCTACTTATAATATCATTGACGAATTAAAAGCAGAAGGTGACTGGGAATTATTAGAAAAATACTCAGGTTTTGAATTTAATGACAATGCGCCTAAAGGTGAAGCTCGTACAGAATACGAAAACATGATGTATCTAGAGCGTCCAGGTTGTAACCTTTGTATGGGTAACCAGGAAAAAGCTGAAAAAGGAGATACCGTTTTAGCAACTTCTACCCGTCTTTTCCAAGGAAGAGTGGTTGAAGATTCTGACCGTAAAAAAGGTGAATCTTTATTAGCATCAACTCCGGTAGTTGTATTGTCTGCGATTATTGGTAGAATTCCAAATATCGACGAGTACAAAGCTGCGGTTGAAGGTATTGATTTAACGACTTTCGTTCCATCAATTAAAGAATTGGTAACCGTTGGTCACTAA
- a CDS encoding serine hydrolase domain-containing protein encodes MKKLNLVFVTTLFLFLFSCKNKSENNAATAESTTNLPNYGNVDLTKVFASGDFNLVDKDYAVSYIDQYYKKVWEKGNLSGSFLVAKGDEILYENYRGFAREGNQNPIDKNTALHVASVSKTMTAMAMMKLIEAGKIKLSDHLTQFFPAFPYPNVTVQTLLDQRSGLPKYEYFITKIQPAPAELSKNYITNQDVLNMIIKYKPDLARDTNTGFMYCNTNYALLALLIEKITKTPFPQAMKEMVFTPLKMTNTYIFQEKDIPTASQSFYFGGNKLYPLDRLDLIYGDKNVYTTPRDLYNFSKAMFSKDFLKPELMQMIFTPYSNEKAGQNNYGLGFRMKIFDNGEKLTYHNGWWHGTNSVFAHLLKSKVTIIAIGNKYSGRVYSALALSGLFEDFPPQKDKLHSIMNDNQDTLKTGTEVFGE; translated from the coding sequence ATGAAGAAGCTTAACCTCGTATTTGTTACCACACTATTTTTATTTCTATTTTCCTGCAAAAATAAATCTGAAAACAACGCTGCAACAGCGGAATCTACCACTAATCTTCCTAACTATGGAAATGTAGACTTGACGAAGGTTTTTGCCTCAGGTGATTTCAATCTCGTTGATAAAGACTACGCGGTAAGTTATATCGACCAATATTATAAAAAGGTTTGGGAAAAAGGAAATTTAAGTGGAAGCTTTTTGGTAGCAAAAGGAGATGAGATTTTGTATGAAAACTACAGAGGTTTTGCACGAGAGGGAAATCAAAATCCTATAGATAAAAATACAGCATTGCATGTCGCATCCGTTTCAAAAACTATGACGGCAATGGCGATGATGAAATTAATCGAGGCTGGAAAAATAAAATTATCAGACCATCTGACGCAATTTTTTCCTGCATTTCCCTATCCTAATGTGACTGTTCAAACTTTATTAGACCAAAGAAGCGGACTTCCGAAATACGAATATTTCATTACTAAAATTCAGCCTGCCCCTGCAGAGCTTTCAAAAAATTATATTACCAATCAGGATGTTTTAAATATGATTATTAAATACAAACCTGATTTGGCTAGAGATACCAATACAGGTTTTATGTATTGCAATACCAATTATGCGCTTTTGGCTTTATTGATTGAGAAAATTACCAAAACACCTTTTCCTCAAGCAATGAAAGAGATGGTTTTCACGCCCCTGAAAATGACAAATACCTATATTTTTCAGGAAAAAGATATTCCTACGGCATCGCAGTCATTTTATTTTGGTGGAAACAAATTGTATCCTTTAGACAGATTAGACCTTATTTATGGTGATAAAAATGTTTATACAACACCAAGAGACCTTTACAATTTCTCAAAAGCGATGTTTTCAAAAGATTTTTTAAAGCCAGAATTAATGCAGATGATTTTTACGCCTTACAGCAATGAAAAGGCAGGTCAAAACAATTATGGTTTAGGTTTTAGAATGAAAATTTTTGATAATGGAGAAAAACTAACCTATCACAACGGTTGGTGGCATGGTACAAATTCGGTTTTTGCCCATCTTTTAAAATCAAAAGTGACCATTATAGCGATTGGAAATAAATATTCGGGAAGAGTTTATTCCGCTTTGGCTTTGTCTGGTTTATTTGAAGATTTTCCACCTCAGAAAGATAAGCTTCACAGTATTATGAATGATAATCAGGACACTTTGAAAACAGGAACTGAAGTTTTTGGAGAATAA
- a CDS encoding HU domain-containing protein, whose protein sequence is MNISSYILDYLKQFGTVTVPKFGVFSLENSKAVINSENGSILPPSTKIAFHSDYQVLSDDLVGFISNQKTVSKEAVENELQIQTDFWKKKLQAEQVLEIQNLGTIFIEDGKLHFKGNRLESDHPDFYGLEEIRFSDINEGDSFESPKNTEKDYKFNKSILWIFLFIIPVLGMLYLAYTQQELLFGKKSFDDVSIQTKTKRIEKKIPVVVIDSAQIKRADSIKAFKTDSLKKDSLKQAAKTWRPKSNKK, encoded by the coding sequence ATGAATATTTCATCTTACATTTTAGACTATTTGAAACAGTTTGGAACCGTTACTGTTCCAAAATTTGGTGTATTTTCTCTGGAAAATTCTAAAGCAGTCATCAACTCAGAAAACGGAAGTATTCTTCCGCCTTCCACAAAAATTGCCTTCCATTCTGATTATCAGGTTTTATCTGATGATTTGGTAGGTTTTATCAGTAATCAAAAAACAGTTTCAAAAGAAGCTGTTGAAAATGAATTGCAAATTCAAACTGATTTTTGGAAGAAAAAACTTCAAGCCGAGCAGGTTTTGGAAATTCAGAATCTAGGAACTATTTTTATTGAAGATGGAAAACTTCATTTCAAAGGAAATAGACTTGAATCTGACCACCCTGATTTTTATGGGTTAGAAGAAATTAGATTTTCTGATATCAATGAAGGAGACTCTTTCGAAAGCCCTAAAAACACTGAGAAAGATTATAAATTTAATAAATCAATTCTGTGGATTTTCCTTTTTATCATCCCAGTTTTAGGAATGTTGTATTTAGCCTATACTCAACAAGAGCTTCTCTTTGGGAAGAAATCTTTTGATGATGTGTCAATACAAACCAAAACGAAGAGAATTGAAAAGAAAATACCTGTAGTAGTAATAGATTCGGCACAGATAAAAAGAGCAGATTCTATAAAAGCTTTTAAAACGGATTCTTTGAAAAAAGATTCACTAAAACAGGCTGCAAAAACTTGGAGACCAAAATCCAATAAAAAGTAA